A genomic region of Friedmanniella luteola contains the following coding sequences:
- a CDS encoding alpha/beta hydrolase gives MTTAALAGAVLQLGGAGPATARVGAFSAVAEARKMDAVPAPALDWWSCYGGADCAAVKVPLDYDRPTGAKVELSLVRVRARDPQRRIGSLFVNPGGPGGSAAGLALNAPYVYSADILDRFDIVGMEPRGVGVSQNVECFDGARQQMPVLDAYDAYFPTTPAEEAAWTAANRANGKACTNRGGLALSMSTAEVARDMELMRRSVGDSRLSYFGWSYGSYLGQVYANMFPDRFRALAVDGVLDPQRWAGTRANAGAPLGDRLLAADGAWQALRKILVACDRAGGARCSFALGDPVANLDVIAERLKTAPLTETDPFTGETFTYRYSDLVGDLFSYLYDQAGYAYIIETLAALQLLTEPPAQQRTAAARSTAVQSLVEVRRQTETLREHPRAGFPYDNDFDAFAAVSCTDSVEGTRAADYPARAARADGRAPYFGRLVTWNWSSCAADAFRGNDEDAYRGPFTTRTAAPVLVVGNYWDPITNYQGAVTSARLLPNSRLLSSDSWGHTAYGSSACATQAVDTYLLTGEVAASYPVCRGDLQPFESDPFEVESVQHQQAQLRQRLAQPLEASSGRSPALR, from the coding sequence CGCGGCCGTGAAGGTCCCGCTCGACTACGACCGGCCCACCGGAGCCAAGGTCGAGCTGAGCCTCGTCCGGGTCAGAGCCCGCGACCCGCAGCGGCGCATCGGGAGCCTGTTCGTCAACCCGGGAGGCCCGGGCGGATCGGCCGCCGGACTGGCGCTCAACGCCCCCTACGTCTACTCCGCGGACATCCTCGACAGGTTCGACATCGTGGGCATGGAGCCGCGCGGTGTCGGGGTCAGCCAGAACGTCGAGTGCTTCGACGGCGCACGGCAGCAGATGCCCGTGCTGGACGCCTACGACGCCTACTTCCCCACCACGCCAGCCGAGGAGGCGGCCTGGACCGCAGCCAACAGGGCCAACGGCAAGGCCTGCACCAACCGCGGGGGGCTGGCCCTGTCCATGTCCACGGCCGAGGTGGCGCGAGACATGGAGCTGATGCGCCGCAGCGTCGGCGACAGCAGGCTCTCCTACTTCGGCTGGTCCTACGGCAGCTATCTCGGGCAGGTCTACGCCAACATGTTCCCCGACCGCTTCCGGGCGCTGGCCGTGGACGGGGTGCTCGACCCGCAACGCTGGGCCGGCACCCGCGCGAACGCCGGTGCGCCGCTGGGCGACCGTCTGCTCGCCGCGGACGGGGCCTGGCAAGCCCTCCGGAAGATCCTGGTCGCGTGCGACCGGGCCGGAGGGGCTCGGTGCAGCTTCGCGTTGGGGGACCCGGTGGCGAACCTCGACGTGATCGCCGAACGGCTCAAGACCGCGCCGTTGACCGAGACCGACCCGTTCACGGGCGAGACGTTCACCTATCGCTACTCCGACCTGGTCGGTGACCTGTTCAGCTATCTCTACGACCAGGCCGGCTACGCCTACATCATCGAGACCCTCGCAGCCCTGCAACTGCTGACCGAGCCGCCGGCCCAGCAGCGCACCGCGGCGGCCCGCAGCACGGCGGTGCAGTCGCTGGTGGAGGTGCGGCGGCAGACCGAGACGCTGCGGGAGCACCCCCGTGCCGGGTTCCCGTACGACAACGACTTCGACGCCTTCGCCGCGGTCAGCTGCACCGACTCGGTCGAGGGCACCCGGGCGGCCGACTACCCCGCCCGCGCGGCGCGGGCGGACGGGCGCGCCCCCTACTTCGGGCGCCTGGTGACCTGGAACTGGTCCTCCTGTGCTGCGGACGCCTTCCGCGGGAACGACGAGGACGCCTACCGCGGCCCCTTCACCACCCGCACCGCGGCGCCCGTCCTCGTCGTCGGCAACTACTGGGACCCCATCACCAACTACCAAGGGGCCGTGACGAGTGCTCGGCTGCTGCCCAACAGCCGCCTGCTCTCCAGCGACTCCTGGGGCCACACCGCCTACGGGAGCTCCGCGTGCGCCACGCAGGCCGTCGACACCTACCTGCTGACCGGCGAGGTGGCGGCCAGCTACCCGGTCTGCCGTGGTGACCTGCAGCCGTTCGAGTCCGATCCGTTCGAGGTGGAGAGCGTCCAGCACCAGCAGGCGCAGCTCCGGCAGAGGCTGGCCCAGCCGCTGGAGGCCAGCAGCGGTCGGTCACCAGCCCTCCGCTGA